Proteins from one methanogenic archaeon mixed culture ISO4-G1 genomic window:
- a CDS encoding CGCAxxGCC family protein, whose amino-acid sequence MAMDHRQDALDAFSNRIHCSQAVLAAFSQECGITREQALKLGSCFGSGMRKGQTCGACTGALMVLGLMYGFTEGGSPEKLRADRVNDMMMERFAKSCGSCLCNDILGCDISTADGVRYALDNRLFTELCPKMVSNAVEILEGIIEEMENAESPSI is encoded by the coding sequence ATGGCCATGGACCATAGACAGGATGCTCTGGATGCATTCAGTAACAGAATCCACTGCTCGCAGGCCGTTTTGGCTGCATTCTCCCAGGAATGCGGCATCACCAGGGAACAGGCGCTGAAATTGGGTTCATGCTTCGGCAGCGGCATGAGGAAGGGACAGACATGCGGGGCCTGCACCGGAGCTCTGATGGTCCTCGGCTTAATGTACGGATTCACCGAGGGTGGCAGCCCAGAAAAGCTCCGGGCCGACAGGGTGAACGACATGATGATGGAACGCTTCGCCAAATCCTGCGGATCCTGCCTCTGCAACGATATCCTAGGCTGCGACATATCTACTGCAGATGGTGTGAGATATGCTCTTGACAACCGTCTCTTCACAGAGCTATGTCCGAAGATGGTCTCAAACGCCGTGGAGATACTGGAAGGCATCATCGAAGAGATGGAGAATGCTGAGAGCCCATCAATTTGA
- a CDS encoding sugar fermentation stimulation protein SfsA, which yields MNYERIKTGTFLERPNRFIAYCEIDGKVEKCHVKNTGRCKEILVPGAKVVLYDSDNPSRKTRYDLIAVYKGQMLINIDSQAPNAAFKEFIPVSGLFKNPVIHPEYTHGDSRFDFYIEDGVRKVFAEVKGVTLERNGRCLFPDAPTERGLKHLKGLLDARKEGYESOIVFIIQMKPVEYFTPNREMDPAFSDELRNIRDQGVCLLAYDCIVEPDSMVVDASVECRLYII from the coding sequence ATGAACTACGAACGGATCAAGACGGGAACATTCTTGGAAAGGCCTAACCGTTTCATAGCATACTGCGAGATCGACGGCAAGGTGGAGAAGTGCCACGTCAAGAACACTGGAAGATGCAAGGAGATACTCGTACCCGGTGCCAAGGTGGTGCTGTACGATTCCGATAACCCCTCCAGGAAGACACGTTACGACCTCATAGCCGTCTACAAGGGCCAGATGCTCATCAACATAGATTCTCAGGCCCCCAATGCCGCTTTCAAGGAGTTCATCCCGGTGTCGGGACTTTTCAAAAACCCAGTGATCCATCCGGAATACACCCATGGCGATTCACGCTTCGATTTCTACATCGAGGACGGTGTCAGGAAGGTCTTCGCGGAGGTGAAGGGCGTGACCCTGGAGAGGAACGGGCGCTGCCTTTTCCCCGATGCACCGACAGAAAGGGGCCTGAAACACCTCAAGGGATTGCTGGATGCGAGGAAAGAGGGTTACGAGTCATAGATCGTGTTCATAATCCAGATGAAACCGGTGGAATATTTCACTCCCAACCGTGAGATGGATCCGGCTTTCTCTGATGAGCTGAGGAACATCAGGGATCAGGGCGTATGCCTGCTGGCCTACGATTGTATCGTGGAACCTGATTCGATGGTGGTGGACGCTTCCGTGGAATGCCGTCTTTACATCATCTGA
- a CDS encoding flavodoxin has translation MAKALIFATNFMTKGNIPVAKYISKTAKTDLFNLKDLMRLNLDAYDTIIFGTANNSGSADKLVYEFIQNNKDVLSRKKLYLYVLLSKVDDRTEDQVKLIADSLGVPDVVCFNKKSEDMNAEGFPSAVDDFIAQLG, from the coding sequence ATGGCAAAAGCACTGATATTCGCTACAAATTTCATGACCAAGGGCAACATACCCGTGGCCAAGTACATATCGAAGACAGCTAAGACGGACCTCTTCAACCTGAAGGACCTCATGAGGCTCAACCTCGATGCATACGACACGATCATTTTCGGCACTGCAAACAACTCCGGCAGCGCCGACAAGCTCGTCTACGAGTTCATCCAGAACAACAAGGATGTCCTGTCTAGAAAGAAGCTGTACCTGTACGTCCTCCTCTCCAAGGTCGATGACAGGACCGAGGATCAGGTCAAACTGATCGCGGATTCCCTCGGCGTTCCCGACGTGGTATGCTTCAACAAGAAGTCAGAGGACATGAACGCGGAAGGATTCCCCTCGGCCGTCGACGACTTCATAGCCCAGCTCGGATGA
- a CDS encoding nitroreductase family protein with ferredoxin domain protein, with product MNEELIISDSCIGCGRCTQVCIRGHIQMGDDKRPHEIESRYSCFRCGHCMAICPKSAIRLREFPDFVPEESVPSITADELQTLFRHRRSCRWFDRKCTKDEIQSLVSSAMYAPTAENSQSVEFVVIDEEFDDFMRLCASILKDHVDEHPRLKQFVEYVESGSEGKNNPFTWEGRQLIISFARFPIDAVISMEQIDLMSTTMGLGGFHSRWILQASENDPERFMSFFPEISQGLQAFAVFIIGHPRLKYRRSVPRYQRRTILR from the coding sequence ATGAACGAAGAGTTGATCATCTCAGACAGCTGCATCGGATGCGGCAGATGCACCCAGGTATGTATCAGAGGACACATCCAGATGGGAGATGATAAGCGCCCCCATGAGATCGAATCCCGTTATTCGTGCTTCAGATGCGGACATTGCATGGCGATCTGTCCAAAATCCGCCATACGCCTCCGTGAATTCCCTGATTTCGTTCCGGAAGAATCCGTTCCATCCATAACAGCGGATGAATTGCAGACCCTTTTCCGCCACAGGCGCAGCTGCAGGTGGTTCGATAGGAAATGTACCAAGGATGAGATTCAGAGCCTGGTCTCATCGGCCATGTACGCTCCGACCGCGGAGAACTCCCAGAGTGTCGAATTCGTCGTCATCGATGAAGAATTCGATGACTTCATGAGGCTATGCGCCTCGATACTGAAAGACCATGTGGACGAGCACCCGCGTCTCAAGCAGTTCGTGGAGTATGTCGAAAGCGGATCTGAAGGTAAGAACAACCCCTTCACCTGGGAAGGCAGGCAACTGATAATCTCATTTGCAAGGTTCCCCATCGATGCCGTCATATCGATGGAGCAGATCGATCTCATGTCTACCACCATGGGCCTGGGCGGATTCCATTCAAGATGGATCCTTCAGGCCAGCGAGAACGATCCCGAAAGATTCATGTCCTTCTTCCCGGAGATTTCCCAAGGGCTGCAGGCCTTTGCCGTGTTCATCATCGGACATCCCCGTCTGAAATACAGGCGTTCGGTCCCGAGATATCAGCGCAGAACAATTCTTCGCTGA
- a CDS encoding exonuclease codes for MNFSTLDDIPPDEIYVLDTETTGLFGAPKDVVVDIGMTRVSLRQGTVEDAYSAVLGYDVDEWDDYRRNAWIFQNTDMTLEMVSEGVPAIKVIEDVRRILRGKAVTSYNIAYDMGKFLYKEPWNLFGTFKECYDIMLAAKDVCKLPSEYYGREYRYPKLDKAYEMIVDGDPAGIEGIQDHRALSDARMASYVMIQMFRDGNYRP; via the coding sequence ATGAATTTTTCGACCCTTGACGATATCCCTCCGGACGAAATCTATGTCCTGGATACCGAGACCACCGGTTTATTCGGTGCACCGAAGGATGTCGTGGTGGACATCGGTATGACCAGGGTATCCCTCCGCCAGGGCACCGTCGAGGATGCATATTCAGCCGTCCTAGGATACGATGTGGACGAGTGGGACGATTATCGCCGCAATGCCTGGATATTCCAGAATACGGACATGACGCTGGAGATGGTCTCCGAAGGAGTACCGGCGATCAAGGTCATCGAGGATGTCAGACGCATCCTCAGAGGAAAGGCAGTGACCTCATACAACATAGCCTACGACATGGGCAAATTCCTCTACAAGGAGCCCTGGAACCTCTTCGGGACCTTCAAGGAGTGCTACGACATCATGCTGGCCGCCAAGGACGTCTGCAAGCTTCCCAGCGAGTACTACGGGCGCGAATACAGATATCCTAAGCTCGACAAGGCCTACGAGATGATCGTCGACGGGGATCCCGCAGGAATAGAGGGTATCCAGGACCACCGTGCGCTTTCCGATGCGAGGATGGCCTCCTACGTGATGATCCAGATGTTCAGGGACGGGAACTACAGGCCTTAA
- a CDS encoding ATP-dependent DNA helicase gives MSELDECQKVIRDTLEGMIVVDAGPGTGKTHTIVQRYIKLISKPDVSPKDVLLLTFTNNAAEEMEDRIKVQMAAAGLERDSKFIQASTFDAFCLSIVLDSPDMVSSFFGFKETLTRSATLVENRSLNVDYFSRFLDGFLILKGEDYGDVATIASENPVSVLDLIENLMSRGLIPLKNGWFGNGADRILKGDLDKLRDLVNEKNQAVGGKRCEILCILSDKKYDGSFGMPDTSRITLTKQELESIVDPDREELFRFIHDVYYDYIRQCISDNRLTFGINAMLAFTLLYKHRSVRERNSFRYLMVDEFQDTNANQLMICLMLLKEPNLCVVGDWKQGIYGFRYVSTDNIVHFEEKVVECRRFLNDDVVRIPFHIPEVIQLPLTVSHRSSKAVLDKAFQAICVRGTKDDDPQOGARKKDVILLEQGRDDIGEDTAVRFVMSESKEKEVDDVVSAIIDYVKSGNYVVHDDNGPRPLGYGDIAVISRNTSFCRLIRDACERRNIPAYLQGDVQIMCTREGKLALAWLRYVNNNRDPWAVVPIMADMGYSPVEIEAVVSSKFAKVPEAIVGQRKSLYRRRRRITDLLATIFQFYGLDNDITQAIINTMSSIHRGTLLTISDVIRIMEDDIENQTAYPVENFIDSKAVTIMTMHKSKGLEFPAVICPFIDQRVMPSMRGDSDVFCYSEDAGIRCRREIARYEGYSKITDDWRTKLILGLIPRDYSEERRLMFVALSRAKQYITVISGPKPSFFMTDLSDGETTIPKIDLSSDRKTKDNIARPVLPGYSRRISKMGVHEILDFTDDDGKGCPEGCDEISGKGMEYGTEVHRIAEDMCNGKKPDKDYPEVEQIRKVLDSVKDADMLCPEIECGLPVDGTEVVLRGVIDLLALYPDRIEIHDYKTDVSDRFEPEYIIQLSVYAHAAMRFYGLPVRCFIDYVSMGYSKPIEVVEMDEIALRTRAKLTDIFIER, from the coding sequence ATGAGTGAACTCGATGAGTGCCAGAAGGTCATCCGCGATACGCTAGAGGGGATGATCGTCGTTGACGCCGGACCCGGTACCGGCAAGACCCACACCATCGTGCAGCGTTACATCAAGCTGATATCCAAGCCCGACGTCAGTCCAAAGGATGTCCTGCTGCTCACATTCACCAACAATGCGGCGGAGGAGATGGAGGACCGTATCAAGGTCCAGATGGCGGCGGCCGGCCTCGAGAGGGATTCGAAGTTCATCCAGGCCAGCACATTCGATGCTTTCTGCCTCTCCATTGTACTGGATTCACCTGACATGGTCAGTTCGTTCTTCGGGTTCAAGGAGACTCTCACAAGATCCGCCACCCTCGTAGAGAACCGTTCGTTGAACGTAGATTACTTCAGTCGCTTCCTGGACGGGTTCCTCATACTCAAGGGAGAGGATTACGGCGATGTAGCCACGATAGCCAGCGAGAATCCCGTCTCGGTCCTGGACCTTATCGAGAACCTGATGTCCCGCGGTCTGATCCCTCTAAAGAACGGATGGTTCGGCAACGGTGCCGACAGGATCCTCAAGGGTGACCTGGATAAGCTCAGGGATCTCGTGAACGAGAAGAACCAGGCCGTTGGTGGAAAGCGCTGCGAGATACTTTGTATCCTCTCTGACAAGAAGTATGACGGTTCCTTCGGTATGCCAGACACTTCCAGGATAACCTTGACCAAACAGGAGCTGGAATCCATCGTGGATCCGGACAGGGAGGAATTGTTCCGCTTCATCCACGACGTCTACTACGATTACATCAGGCAGTGCATCTCGGATAACCGCCTGACCTTCGGCATCAACGCGATGCTGGCCTTCACCCTTTTGTACAAGCACAGGTCCGTCAGGGAGAGGAACTCCTTCCGCTATCTGATGGTGGACGAGTTCCAGGATACCAACGCCAATCAGCTGATGATCTGCCTCATGCTCCTGAAGGAGCCCAATCTCTGCGTCGTAGGGGATTGGAAACAGGGGATCTACGGATTCAGATACGTCTCCACGGACAACATAGTCCATTTCGAGGAGAAAGTCGTGGAGTGCCGCAGGTTCCTCAACGACGACGTGGTAAGGATCCCGTTCCACATCCCGGAGGTCATACAGCTGCCTCTGACCGTCAGCCACAGGTCATCCAAGGCCGTCCTGGACAAGGCATTCCAGGCGATCTGCGTAAGAGGGACCAAGGATGACGACCCACAATAGGGGGCACGCAAGAAGGACGTCATCCTTCTGGAGCAGGGCCGTGACGACATCGGCGAAGATACTGCCGTGCGCTTCGTCATGTCCGAATCCAAGGAGAAGGAGGTCGATGACGTCGTATCTGCCATCATCGATTACGTCAAGTCGGGCAACTACGTCGTCCATGACGACAACGGGCCCAGGCCGCTGGGTTACGGGGACATAGCAGTCATCAGCCGCAATACGAGCTTCTGCCGCCTCATCCGCGATGCCTGCGAACGCAGGAACATCCCGGCATATCTCCAGGGGGATGTGCAGATAATGTGCACCCGCGAAGGGAAGCTGGCACTTGCCTGGTTGAGATATGTCAACAACAACCGCGATCCGTGGGCCGTGGTGCCCATCATGGCGGATATGGGCTACTCCCCGGTGGAGATCGAAGCGGTAGTCTCCAGCAAGTTCGCCAAGGTTCCGGAGGCCATAGTCGGACAGCGCAAGAGCCTCTACCGCAGGAGACGCAGGATAACCGATCTGCTGGCAACGATATTCCAGTTCTACGGTCTGGACAACGACATAACGCAGGCTATCATCAACACCATGTCTTCCATACACCGCGGTACCCTCCTGACGATCTCCGATGTCATCAGGATAATGGAGGACGACATCGAGAACCAGACCGCCTATCCGGTCGAGAACTTCATCGATTCCAAGGCCGTCACCATAATGACCATGCACAAGTCCAAGGGTCTCGAGTTCCCCGCCGTCATATGCCCGTTCATCGACCAGAGGGTCATGCCCAGCATGAGAGGCGACTCCGACGTATTCTGCTACTCCGAGGATGCCGGTATCCGCTGCAGGCGGGAGATCGCCCGTTACGAGGGCTATTCGAAGATCACCGACGATTGGCGTACCAAGCTCATCCTCGGACTCATCCCCAGGGATTATAGCGAGGAGAGGCGTCTGATGTTCGTCGCCCTATCCAGGGCCAAACAGTACATCACCGTGATCTCCGGCCCCAAACCGTCCTTTTTCATGACCGACCTCTCCGACGGTGAAACGACGATCCCGAAGATCGATCTGAGCTCCGACAGGAAGACGAAGGACAACATAGCCAGACCGGTCCTTCCCGGATACTCCAGGAGAATATCCAAGATGGGCGTCCATGAGATATTGGACTTCACTGACGATGACGGGAAGGGATGCCCTGAGGGCTGCGACGAGATATCAGGAAAAGGCATGGAATACGGTACCGAGGTCCACCGTATCGCCGAGGACATGTGCAACGGCAAGAAGCCTGACAAGGACTATCCTGAGGTGGAGCAGATACGCAAGGTCCTGGATTCCGTTAAGGATGCTGACATGCTCTGTCCGGAGATCGAATGCGGTCTTCCCGTTGACGGCACCGAGGTCGTCCTCAGAGGTGTCATCGACCTGCTGGCCCTTTATCCGGATCGTATAGAGATCCACGACTACAAGACCGATGTATCGGACCGTTTCGAACCCGAGTATATAATCCAGCTTTCTGTCTATGCCCACGCGGCCATGCGCTTCTACGGACTACCCGTCAGATGCTTCATAGATTACGTCTCCATGGGCTATTCCAAACCGATCGAAGTGGTAGAAATGGATGAAATCGCCCTAAGAACGCGCGCAAAACTAACTGACATTTTTATAGAAAGGTGA
- a CDS encoding dihydrodipicolinate reductase DapB — protein MAEVRAALVGACGKMGQMIVRRINATEGMKVSAAFDLVNVGKDIGEICGLGPLGVPVSDPKDLMQVLKETETDVLLDFTVAPATAANAPVAAMAGVNLIIGTTGLSPEQKQKITESVKKNNVAAVISSNYSIGVGIFFKLCREAAKNLGLDYDVEIVEAHHNQKKDAPSGTALTAAEVISEELGAKEFVYGRHGVCPRGKEIGIHSIRGGDIVGDHTVMFIGNAERIEIRHQAHSREVFVAGAVLAAKWVVEQEKGKVYAMTDVLA, from the coding sequence ATGGCAGAAGTTAGAGCCGCCCTCGTAGGGGCATGTGGAAAGATGGGTCAGATGATCGTCCGTCGCATCAACGCGACCGAGGGGATGAAAGTCTCTGCTGCATTCGATCTCGTCAACGTCGGGAAGGACATCGGGGAGATCTGCGGACTCGGACCTCTGGGTGTACCCGTCTCCGACCCCAAGGACCTCATGCAGGTACTGAAGGAAACCGAGACGGACGTCCTTCTGGACTTCACAGTTGCACCTGCGACCGCAGCGAACGCACCTGTCGCCGCGATGGCTGGGGTCAACCTCATCATCGGAACCACCGGACTTTCTCCGGAACAGAAGCAGAAGATCACAGAATCCGTCAAGAAGAACAATGTCGCCGCTGTGATCTCATCCAACTACTCCATCGGAGTGGGTATATTCTTCAAGCTCTGCAGGGAGGCCGCAAAGAACCTCGGTCTGGACTACGATGTAGAGATCGTCGAGGCCCACCACAACCAGAAGAAGGACGCACCCAGCGGTACCGCCCTCACCGCCGCCGAGGTCATCAGCGAGGAACTCGGGGCCAAGGAGTTCGTCTACGGACGCCATGGCGTCTGTCCCCGCGGAAAGGAGATCGGTATCCACTCCATCAGGGGAGGGGACATCGTCGGGGACCACACCGTAATGTTCATCGGCAACGCCGAGAGGATCGAGATCCGTCACCAGGCCCATTCCCGTGAGGTCTTCGTCGCAGGTGCCGTCCTGGCTGCGAAGTGGGTCGTCGAGCAGGAGAAGGGCAAGGTCTACGCGATGACTGACGTTCTCGCCTGA
- a CDS encoding CDP-alcohol phosphatidyltransferase family protein, with the protein MIKELPLILSCSRVVISLILPFVEVFSGIFLALVAIAVLTDFLDGKTARIIGSTERYGPLLDSIADGFLVVSLLICILPNIALEDWMVCWIAALAVARVIAIAVGTYRFKQLAFLHSYLNKVTGAVVYVSPFLIVLIGVQITVVVACIIASVSTIEHFNYNINSTEYDPDTPFGFKRRASPTKRRFQ; encoded by the coding sequence GTGATCAAGGAGCTTCCCTTAATTCTGTCCTGTTCGAGGGTCGTCATTTCCTTGATACTGCCGTTTGTCGAGGTGTTCTCGGGGATATTCCTTGCGCTTGTGGCAATCGCGGTGCTAACGGATTTCCTAGACGGTAAGACCGCCCGCATAATCGGATCCACGGAAAGATACGGTCCTCTCCTGGACAGCATCGCCGACGGTTTCCTCGTGGTCAGCCTCCTCATATGCATCCTGCCAAACATCGCCCTGGAAGACTGGATGGTGTGCTGGATTGCTGCTCTGGCTGTCGCCCGTGTCATAGCCATCGCAGTGGGGACATACAGATTCAAGCAGTTGGCCTTCCTGCACTCCTATCTCAACAAGGTCACAGGTGCCGTCGTGTACGTGTCACCCTTCCTCATAGTCCTGATAGGGGTGCAGATAACAGTTGTGGTTGCCTGCATCATTGCCTCCGTTTCTACCATCGAGCATTTCAACTACAACATCAACAGCACTGAATACGATCCGGACACCCCATTCGGTTTCAAGAGGCGCGCCTCACCGACGAAGAGACGATTTCAATAA
- a CDS encoding VTC domain-containing protein, with translation MRSRTVTGCDMMDVKTVFKRYELKYLLDEEAFGQVLPVLNMHMVPDTYAHSSIRNVYLDTDDDLLVRRSIEKPLYKEKLRFRSYGEPDGGSKIFVELKKKYDSVVYKRRLTMPLHEAVDWFSQEDYSFPDCQIGREIDFLKQRYPTISPSMLVCYERDSYRSLDGTDLRITIDSDIIARREDVRLDSDVDGOSVLPDGYRLMEIKTLYGYPSWLNEVLNANRLYKTSFSKYGNAYKQQVLGSHYGSIGGTLIPAEAQ, from the coding sequence GTGAGGAGCAGAACAGTTACGGGCTGTGATATGATGGATGTCAAGACCGTATTCAAAAGGTACGAGCTGAAATACCTCCTGGACGAAGAGGCTTTCGGCCAAGTACTTCCAGTATTGAACATGCATATGGTGCCGGACACCTATGCCCACAGCTCCATCAGGAACGTCTATCTGGACACCGATGACGATCTGCTTGTGCGCCGTTCCATAGAGAAGCCGCTGTACAAGGAGAAGCTCCGCTTCAGAAGCTACGGCGAACCGGATGGCGGCTCGAAAATATTCGTAGAGCTGAAGAAGAAATACGACTCGGTTGTGTACAAGAGACGCCTCACCATGCCCCTGCATGAGGCTGTGGACTGGTTCTCCCAAGAGGATTATTCATTCCCCGATTGCCAGATTGGAAGGGAGATAGACTTCCTCAAGCAGCGCTACCCTACGATATCCCCGTCGATGCTGGTCTGTTACGAAAGGGACTCATACAGGTCCCTGGACGGAACGGATCTCCGGATAACCATAGATTCGGACATCATCGCCAGACGTGAGGACGTTAGACTCGATTCCGACGTCGATGGGTAGAGCGTCCTCCCGGACGGCTATAGGCTGATGGAGATCAAGACTCTTTACGGATATCCGTCGTGGCTGAACGAAGTCCTCAACGCCAACAGGCTCTACAAGACTTCTTTCTCGAAATACGGGAACGCATACAAGCAGCAGGTGCTGGGATCGCATTACGGTTCCATCGGGGGCACTTTGATCCCCGCAGAGGCGCAGTAA
- a CDS encoding P-type HAD superfamily ATPase has product MRGLSSEEVKQRQDAGLVNDARVKTSRTYSDIIIKNVFTPLNIILFVLGITLFILGRPVSAISATGIITVNILISTIQEMRAKRRLDKITLLTRPKVTAIRDGNEVQIDQSEIVKDDVLVIRAGEQALVDGKILKCRSLEMDESLLTGESTTVRKNPESSILSGSVCITGEGYYTVTAFGGDSYASQMLSSAKKFTSKKTPLQMETNTITTVLTIIAFVFLFLTVIVELIRGFSLDSMSSIGFILETFVVCLDIIPIALFLLITLTYMLAAIRMSETGVLLQRFNSVESMSHVDTVCMDKTGTITTNNLLFESAEYLIPQEEAETMIKLFATNTGSPNKTIRALADNYGALEAELIDEIQFSSSRKYSAVKVRYQDKIYTLYSGAWNVIKPHCSDPEKVEEIIHRESDKGFRTLVLCSSDDLPFTSGDDFVINPLKPLCIISIRDQVRPDCRETIDVFLQNGMDLKVISGDDPNTIEALFKIADIPGERKIISGSDLDNIPDSEMDDVVLNTNIFGRMKPENKEKVIEVLKRNKRYVAMIGDGVNDVKSIKSAQVGIALHSGSGAARGVADMILMDDNFAALPKALVEGRKTTSGIRDILKVYLSRNFSLAVMYLVIFFFVGTIPIIPAQNLFYVFVSVTVIAFFLTIFAMPDKNDELILPDVLRFVIPSAVVIGTLGIITYLVAGWLTMNGYIIMNYSYFEGFYSILGYDSVDDAVRYCLFWSDFYGDVNGLPAKADVVSRSCMVLFCAVTGCLQLLIVCPYFKFLSTNGKVNKRKLPIILVVFILSLVVLMYAFFPFVAALVGMAIPSALGFVLPLGMTALAFILILLSVKMNLMKNLVELFENWYIKKLQKEYTKGDVVNVESNDKLF; this is encoded by the coding sequence ATGAGAGGTCTGTCTTCGGAGGAGGTGAAGCAGAGGCAGGATGCCGGATTGGTCAATGACGCCAGGGTCAAGACCAGCAGGACCTATTCCGACATCATCATAAAGAACGTCTTCACCCCGCTGAACATCATTCTGTTCGTGTTGGGTATAACCCTTTTCATACTGGGCAGACCTGTCAGCGCAATTTCTGCGACAGGGATAATCACTGTCAACATCCTCATCTCCACCATCCAGGAGATGCGTGCAAAGCGCCGCCTGGATAAAATCACCCTGCTCACCCGTCCCAAGGTCACCGCCATCCGCGACGGTAATGAGGTCCAGATCGACCAGAGCGAGATAGTCAAGGATGACGTCCTGGTCATCAGAGCTGGAGAACAGGCCCTGGTGGACGGAAAGATTCTCAAATGCAGGTCATTGGAGATGGATGAATCGCTCCTCACTGGGGAATCGACCACCGTACGTAAGAACCCGGAGAGCAGCATCCTTTCCGGTTCGGTATGCATCACTGGCGAAGGATACTACACGGTCACGGCATTCGGAGGGGATTCTTATGCGTCTCAGATGCTGAGCAGCGCCAAGAAGTTCACGTCCAAGAAGACCCCTCTGCAGATGGAGACGAACACCATCACCACCGTTCTCACGATCATAGCATTCGTGTTCCTCTTCCTCACGGTCATAGTCGAGCTGATCCGCGGATTCAGCCTGGACTCCATGTCCAGCATCGGTTTCATCCTGGAGACGTTCGTCGTTTGTCTGGACATCATCCCCATCGCGCTCTTTCTTCTGATCACGCTCACATACATGCTGGCCGCCATTAGGATGTCGGAGACCGGTGTCCTGCTCCAGAGGTTCAACTCGGTCGAATCCATGAGCCATGTGGACACCGTCTGCATGGACAAGACCGGAACGATCACGACTAATAATCTGCTATTCGAATCGGCGGAGTATCTTATCCCCCAGGAAGAGGCGGAAACGATGATCAAGCTCTTCGCTACGAACACCGGCAGCCCCAACAAGACCATCCGCGCCCTCGCCGATAACTATGGTGCCCTGGAGGCGGAGCTCATCGATGAGATACAGTTCTCATCATCCAGGAAGTACAGTGCCGTCAAGGTCCGCTATCAGGACAAAATCTATACCCTATACTCCGGGGCCTGGAACGTCATCAAGCCCCATTGCTCCGATCCAGAAAAGGTGGAGGAGATCATCCACAGGGAATCGGACAAGGGATTCAGGACACTGGTCCTTTGCTCCTCCGACGATCTTCCGTTCACATCCGGTGATGACTTCGTCATCAACCCCCTGAAGCCGCTGTGCATCATATCGATCAGGGACCAGGTCAGGCCCGACTGCAGGGAGACCATAGATGTGTTCCTCCAGAACGGCATGGACCTCAAGGTCATCTCGGGGGACGATCCAAACACCATCGAGGCCCTCTTCAAGATCGCGGACATCCCGGGAGAGAGGAAGATCATCTCAGGTTCCGATCTGGACAACATCCCCGATTCGGAGATGGACGATGTCGTCCTTAACACCAACATCTTCGGAAGGATGAAGCCGGAGAACAAGGAGAAGGTCATCGAGGTCCTCAAACGCAACAAGAGATACGTTGCCATGATCGGCGACGGTGTAAACGACGTCAAGTCCATCAAGTCCGCACAGGTCGGCATCGCCCTACATTCGGGCTCTGGGGCCGCCAGAGGAGTTGCGGACATGATCCTCATGGACGATAACTTCGCGGCCCTTCCAAAGGCCCTCGTAGAGGGAAGGAAGACCACATCCGGTATCAGGGATATCCTAAAGGTGTACCTTTCCAGAAACTTCTCCCTCGCCGTCATGTATCTGGTCATATTCTTCTTCGTCGGGACCATACCGATAATCCCCGCACAGAACCTGTTCTATGTGTTCGTTTCCGTCACTGTCATCGCGTTCTTCCTTACCATATTCGCGATGCCGGACAAGAATGACGAACTGATATTGCCGGATGTGCTTCGGTTTGTAATCCCGTCCGCTGTGGTCATCGGAACCCTCGGTATCATCACATATCTTGTTGCTGGCTGGCTCACGATGAACGGGTACATAATCATGAATTACTCGTATTTCGAGGGCTTCTATTCCATCCTCGGATACGACAGCGTCGACGATGCGGTCAGATACTGCTTGTTCTGGAGCGACTTCTACGGCGATGTGAACGGACTCCCCGCGAAGGCAGACGTCGTGAGCAGGAGCTGTATGGTCCTGTTCTGCGCCGTTACCGGTTGTCTCCAGCTTCTCATCGTTTGCCCGTACTTCAAGTTCCTGTCCACCAACGGCAAGGTCAACAAGAGGAAGCTCCCCATCATACTGGTCGTATTCATATTGTCACTGGTTGTCCTGATGTACGCTTTCTTCCCCTTCGTAGCAGCCTTGGTTGGAATGGCGATCCCCAGCGCCCTCGGTTTCGTACTGCCTTTGGGCATGACAGCGCTGGCGTTCATACTGATCCTTTTGTCGGTCAAGATGAACCTCATGAAGAACCTCGTGGAACTGTTCGAGAACTGGTACATCAAGAAGCTTCAGAAGGAATACACCAAGGGCGATGTGGTCAACGTCGAGAGCAACGACAAGCTGTTTTAA